One genomic window of Punica granatum isolate Tunisia-2019 chromosome 1, ASM765513v2, whole genome shotgun sequence includes the following:
- the LOC116202095 gene encoding uncharacterized protein At5g19025-like, translated as MHHLFLLTMPALSSSKPLSSSSSTTNSPKSPNPNNPSSSSSSSLCKNSRSATLDVLILILVVFSGTFLVSSYFSYIFNSLSLLLSHPTIHLHVDLPIIPYAIGFPAFFAAAVLSFECLCGARSRRCHRAGCKGLKKAMEFDLQLQTEDCVKSGSKDIDRLPWKGGTETNPDYECLRAELRKMAPPNGRAVLLFRARCGCPIAKLEGWGPKKGRRHKKALANASPHRKGDHR; from the exons ATGCACCATCTCTTCCTCCTCACCATGCCCGCACTCAGCTCATCCAAGcccctctcctcttcctcctccaccACCAATTCCCCCAAATCCCCAAACCCTAATAACccgtcctcctcctcctcctcttccctcTGCAAGAACTCCCGGTCGGCAACCCTAGACGTGCTGATCCTCATCCTCGTCGTCTTCTCCGGCACCTTCCTCGTCTCCTCCTACTTCTCCTACATCTTCAactccctctccctcctcctctcccACCCCACCATCCACCTCCACGTCGATCTCCCCATCATACCCTACGCCATCGGCTTTCCCGCCTTCTTTGCCGCAGCCGTCCTCTCCTTCGAGTGCCTCTGCGGCGCCCGCTCCCGAAGATGCCACCGCGCCGGCTGCAAGGGCCTCAAGAAGGCCATGGAGTTCGATCTCCAGCTCCAGACCGAGGACTGCGTCAAATCTGGCTCCAAGGATATTGACAGACTCCCCTGGAAAGGCGGCACTGAGACCAATCCCGACTACGAGTGTCTCCGAGCTGAGCTGAGGAAGATGGCCCCTCCAAACGGCCGCGCCGTCCTGCTGTTCCGGGCGAGGTGTGGCTGCCCCATCGCGAAACTTGAGGGCTGGGGCCCCAAGAAGGGCCGGCGGCATAAGAA GGCTCTTGCCAATGCCAGTCCCCATCGGAAAGGAGATCACCGCTGA